The following proteins are co-located in the Pyricularia oryzae 70-15 chromosome 1, whole genome shotgun sequence genome:
- a CDS encoding beta-hexosaminidase subunit beta: MLFKTWLSFLLLASSEPVSALWPAPRSYSKGKTALFINQQIQVTYNGQPMPYMFGYEPTSIDSKEIVKGGVSRSLGSIFRRNLIPWKLVPKNKIDEFEPPLGGKSTSVTSLVITQTSQDQPKTFKALAGEVDESYSLTIDKEGRAKLSAKSSIGILRGLETFSQLFYQHSTGTCWYTPYAPVSIDDAPLYPHRGILFDTARQWYPVVNLLRTIDAMAWNKMNRLHVHVTDSQSWPLDLPSMPEVAREGAHRRDLIYTADDIRRVQEYGVHRGVQVYFEIDMPGHIGSLYHSHPELIVAYNEQPYYHYCAQPPCGAFKLNDSRVDAFLEKLFDDVLPRVHPYAAYFHTGGDELNANDSMLDENIRSNKSEVLQPLLQKFIDKQHERVRSHDLTPMVWEEIPLDWNVTLGKDVPVQSWLGNAQKLAAAGHQVIDSNYNFWYLDCGRGQWINMENGAAYRQFYPFNDWCGPTKSWQLVYSYDPRAGLSEEAAKLVLGGEVAIWSETIDEQTIDSIIWPRANAAGEVLWSGRIDPATGQNRSQLEAIPRLSEMRERLVARGVRPAALTQLWCTQANPLECSYPL; the protein is encoded by the exons ATGTTGTTCAAGACTTGGTTGTCGTTCCTACTCTTGGCATCGTCCGAGCCGGTGTCGGCCTTGTGGCCTGCGCCCAGGAGTTATAGCAAGGGCAAAACGGCGCTGTTTATCAATCAACAGATCCAAGTTACATACAATGGACAGCCT ATGCCATACATGTTCGGGTACGAGCCCACAAGCATAGACAGCAAAGAAATTGTGAAGGGGGGTGTATCTCGGTCTTTGGGCTCCATATTCCGGAGAAACCTTATACCATGGAAGCTCGTACCCAAGAACAAGATTGACGAGTTCGAACCGCCACTGGGCGGCAAGTCGACATCTGTCACATCCCTAGTCATTACTCAAACGAGCCAGGACCAGCCAAAGACCTTCAAGGCGCTTGCGGGTGAGGTCGACGAGTCCTACTCTTTGACTATCGACAAGGAAGGACGTGCGAAGCTCTCGGCCAAGTCGTCCATTGGTATCTTGCGGGGTCTCGAGACTTTCTCACAGCTGTTCTACCAGCACTCGACAGGCACGTGTTGGTACACGCCATATGCGCCCGTCTCGATCGATGATGCGCCCTTGTATCCTCACCGCGGCATCTTGTTCGATACGGCCCGTCAGTGGTATCCAGTCGTGAACCTGCTGCGCACCATCGACGCCATGGCCTGGAACAAGATGAACCGGCTGCATGTGCACGTAACCGACTCTCAATCCTGGCCTCTTGACCTCCCGTCTATGCCCGAGGTGGCACGTGAGGGTGCCCACAGGCGCGACCTGATCTACACGGCCGACGATATTCGTCGCGTACAGGAGTACGGGGTGCACCGGGGAGTCCAGGTCTATTTCGAGATCGACATGCCAGGCCACATCGGGTCGCTGTACCACTCGCACCCGGAGCTCATCGTCGCATACAACGAGCAGCCGTACTACCACTACTGTGCTCAGCCCCCCTGCGGCGCCTTCAAGCTCAACGACAGCCGTGTCGACGCCTTCCTTGAGAAGCTGTTTGACGACGTCCTCCCGCGCGTGCACCCATATGCGGCTTATTTTCACACCGGTGGCGACGAGCTCAACGCCAACGACTCGATGCTAGACGAGAACATCCGCTCCAACAAGAGCGAGGTGCTGCAGCCGCTCCTCCAAAAGTTCATCGACAAGCAGCACGAGCGGGTGCGCAGCCACGACCTCACGCCCATGGTCTGGGAGGAGATCCCTCTCGACTGGAACGTGACTCTAGGGAAAGACGTCCCCGTGCAGTCCTGGCTCGGCAACGCTCAGAAGCTCGCCGCGGCTGGCCACCAGGTCATTGACAGCAACTACAACTTTTGG TACCTGGACTGTGGCCGCGGCCAATGGATCAACATGGAGAACGGCGCCGCCTACAGACAGTTCTACCCCTTCAACGACTGGTGCGGACCGACAAAGTCATGGCAGCTTGTCTACTCTTACGATCCCAGGGCGGGCCTGAGCGAGGAAGCCGCCAAGCTCGTGCTGGGCGGCGAGGTTGCCATCTGGAGCGAGACGATAGACGAGCAGACGATCGACTCCATCATCTGGCCGCGAGCCAACGCGGCGGGCGAGGTGCTGTGGTCCGGCAGGATCGACCCGGCGACGGGACAGAACAGGAGTCAGCTCGAGGCCATCCCCCGCCTGAGCGAGATGAGGGAGCGTCTGGTGGCTCGAGGCGTCCGCCCCGCGGCGCTCACACAGCTTTGGTGCACGCAAGCCAATCCGCTCGAGTGCTCATACCCTCTGTAG